The Liolophura sinensis isolate JHLJ2023 chromosome 6, CUHK_Ljap_v2, whole genome shotgun sequence genomic sequence CAGGCTAACAGCTGGTCACAGAACAACGATCTACATCCAGCCAATAGGCACTATCCCGGCATCAGTGCTAAACTTCTCCCTAGAGATTAACAATGAATGCATGCCTCTGTTAGACATTCTCAGATGCTTTACAGAGATTTTTTTCACACCAAAGCAGGCGACTGTTTTACCAGCAGTCCACATCTCTGAAGCAGGCTGGGTCATCGGGGAACGGACAAGTAAGCTGACAGGAGAACCTCAGCTGTTGGTCCGCGACTTTTATCCGTATCTGTTTAAGCGCGTGCCGAGGGATGGCGTCTGCATCATGGGGTTGTCCTGGCTGGACCTCTACCCGTGTGACAAGCTGAACTTTGTCCTGGGCGAGTCCTCGTGTGCTCATAAAGCAGGTGTGTTCTCTTTTGGGAGATTTGATTCCAGAGTACCCCAGCAACCTTCAGAGGGTGTGGCAGTAGATGGTCCTATGTTGTGGCAACTTCTGAAGGTGAGAGATTGGCTCGGTAGTCCAGCAAAgtgaatgtcagaatgttaaataaggagAGGGATCATTTAGCTCATTGAATTAATGTTTGTtgtaatgtacactgtatgatGACGTGTTCTGTGCAGAACGAAATGTGTAAAATTCAGAGATAAAAGGTTAAAACAGGCATCCTTAAAACCAAGACAGTACAGGTTAGGGTAGTTATTTCTTTAGAGGATTACTGAAATTTACCAGCTTGTACTGGAAATAGAAATGCATTCCATCCTCCCTCACTCAATCACTTTGGTGTAACAGGGTAATGGAGAGACAGGCTTTCTTGTAATGCATGTTATGTTCAGCTAAGGGAGCTGTTTTATTTCTGAttatcagaggggtaatgcatacTAGCTGTAAAGTCTATTTGTCAGCTACATCCTGTTTTTGGCAGCACATCGCAGTGACCCAGTAGCCTtgcaccaatgcagttgctgtgaattccaatcctgctcatgctggcttcctctcctcttcctctctgcccggtttccacccatcataatgttggccacccttgtataagtaaagtattcttgattGCGGTCtaaaacatgtcagataaatcagttctttttttttgtgggagGCATGGTGGTTAGATGGTTTGAACATTGACATAACTTGCAGGCAATTAGGTGCAGGACTGAGAGGATGCTTATTCAAAGTGCAGTGGTATCAGCCAGTTTTGAGCAATAAAACGTGTGCTATATCCAGAAAGTTTATTCCCTGATAACAGTAAAACTGTTACTTTGAAACACTCTCttataggggagttttgagttaaAATTCTTTTATCGCTTTTGCGTCCTACTGTattatgtgacctgtcaaaattaTTACGCAATTACTAttgatcacatttaatataacatgggcttgtgaaaaaagtttcagaaaaaGTTTTTTAGAGTAGAAATTAAGGAGCTGaatgtgaacttgagaagtttctaacGGAAAGAGGTATCAGTTGTGCCTCTCAAACACAGATAAgtaatcagtaaattaatgtcaacaaaggttccCTAACacttttcacaagtcacatgaatGCATGATACAGTAGAGGTTTTTTATGAACAGACATGAGGTCCCTCACTGGCTTATTTGCCTAAGCAATATTTTTGCCGGAGTTGACAAACTCTTTTCGCCTTAAATCTTAAATCAAGATGTTTTTCCGGTACCATTCTGTGCTATAGTGAGGTCTTCTGACGTTTCCTTCTGTCCTAAACTTTTACACATAAGTGAAGAACACTTTGAGTACTGCTttaaaaaccaatcagataaagtCAGTCAcagttttcttctttaattctaatacatttaatacatggATTGTATTTTCAGACACTAACACATGAAGTGTGTCATCTGTTACGTCTGGAGCATTGCCCGTTTTTCTGGTGCACGATGAATGCAAGCCACACAGTGAGAGAGGCCATGGAGCAGCCATTATTCCTCTGTCCTGTGTGCATGAGGAAAGTCCAGAAGGTGTGTCGCTTTAGTCTTCTGGAACGTTACACAAACATGTCCACCTTCCTGAAACAGGTCAATCAACAATGtcagtttgtgaaatttatggAGTCCATAGAATGGCTGGAAAAAGTGATGAACTTCTTAATGCAGACAAATAATCCCAGATAATAGGCCTGATAAAGTGCAGTGTTCTATTTTGTATATGCATACTGAATGGTGCTGtaaatggaatttatgcatacaatcattatgaaaatgatgctacaAATGATTTGTTCATGTCATTAAAAGATGCaactttcataaaactgtgcagattatttctctatgCCActtagttctctcagaatgtttcaaaatatttgttgaaaaggctgaagaattcgGGAATCGGCCATGTTTTGTTCTGACATTCTTGTGAGCTTAACGTTTAATGTGGAATTCTCAGTTATCTGCATGATGTAATTTACTTTCAACTGCAGTGTCTCGGTTATGCATCATCACCCAAAACTAAAAAGTATGCTTTTTAGACTTTTGAGATACTTTATcgatgtatatatgcatgtaccattTGATCTGGCATTAGTTTGCTACTACACATGGCTTTGTCACAGGATTTTGGCCTGAATTATAACTGTAAGCGTTACCAAGTGCTACGGAAAGCAGGTTACCCTACTCCTGTGTTagattttgagtgagtgagtgattgcttggggtttaacgtcatactcaacaatttttcagtcatatgacgacgaaggaatctttagggtgcatgtatgtgtaatatgcctccttgttgcaggatggatttccaccagtcttttatttagtgctgcttcactgagacggcttaccgaaggcaagtaagctgccccgcccgagccattatactgatacaggtcaaccagtcgttggactatccccttcatgctgaacgccaagcgaggaagttacaacttcctcttttaaagtcttaggtgtgactcgatcaaggattgatcctggatctactggtcccaAAGCGGACGTCAGATTTTGAACTTATAAACTGTCATTTATGGCAAGACATACGACTACAGTGAACGTTGGCCAATTTCACAcaacacataaccacatcatcAACAACACACATGGTTCGTTGTGATCACAGGggacacagaagacacaaatttcacaatgaaatacatgttttattgaAATGCCAATggcataatttttatttcagaagtTTTTTAATAGCTACAAAAGATAGGAAtgaatgtgcatgtaaatgattTTCATCCAGGTGCCCAATATTTCTAGTAGAATTATTTTGAGATcaataaagttacatgtacatcagtacagTGAAGTGTACATCAGTACAGTTACACGTACCTcagtaaagttacatgtacattagtacAGTTACACGTACCTcagtaaagttacatgtacatcagtacagTTACACGTACATCAGTACAGTTAAGTGTACATcagtaaagttacatgtacatcagtacagttacatttacatgtacatcagtatagttacgtgtacatcagtacagttacatttatatgtacatcagaacagttacatgtgcatCAGTACAGTTACAGTTACGTGCACATCATTACAGTTACACGTACCTCAGTAaagtcacatgtacatcagtaagttacgtgtacatcagtacagttacatgtacatcaattgAACATGTTGCATGCCACCAGCAGGAAATACTTGTACTAATAAGAAATTGTAAGCCTATTGAAAGCATTTTCGTAAttattgttcaaaactgtatttttaGAAATTCTCGATTCTcattaaactgaaaacaattcTTAAGTATTAGGTATAGCATTCAAGGGGAAGCAAATCAGCAAAAATTCACCATATTTTGACAggtcatattacatatttatatactggGATTAAGATAAACGTCTATTTTAATACCAGTTACACATAACTGGAAGAACTGAATGAATCATTGAATTACTAATCATAACCAAATGAAGGCTTTCGTCAATGAAAAAGTTAAGGAACACCTATGACTCATGACTATGTTGTTCAGAATCACAGTTGTAATGAGGCCATCATTAATAATGTGTTTCTTGGGCGTAACAAAACCAGCCCTCTAAAAAAAGGGCCCAACtcttaatttttaaattttacccCAATTTTAATTTTCTATAAAATCCCAatctttgtatcacaaaaaaatgacaaagaatTCACTACCAATCATGCTAATGTACCCTATGTTTTGCTGATATGGTAGAGTTATGCTCAACAGCGAATTTTCCAAGGATGACATGATGACCATTACCATGAGGAAGAGGAGTGGCTACAGGTGAATATCAGATTATTTCCTGCTGGCCATGCCAGGCTTGTGTGTCAAACCCCGTCTGGAATAACCTTTGCTACATACAATTTTGACAGGGCTTCTGCtagtatttgtgaaaatatacataaaaatgtaaGGATTTGGCTGCATAATAAGTCAGGATATAAGTACATTTTATGAATCAGTTAACATTCAGCTATAGTATTTACACATCAACAATAACATATATGATGTCAAaccccgggtcaggtcatatcaaagaccttaaaaatggtacttgctgttacctcgcttggtgctcagtgCTTAGAGTTTAGCGCAAGGAAACATTACTGGTTGATCCGGTGTCAGTATCACTTGACTGGGttgggtatcatgtctggtgtcttcggcatgatacttcagtggaggcagcactttggcagcatcgACTCGCTCTATCAGAAGAGACACATTACATATGCgcatacctaatgactcttgactgaaaaattgataagcacgacgttaaaccctaagcatacatgcatgcatatatggtgtacattcaaaaaacaaaaaaaagtcgTCGGCAAATGTCACGTTTTTGTACGTCAATCTGTGATGTACTGATGGTTGCAcagatacaaatatatacaacgTACATGGATATTTATAATCAAACACAGCTGTGACTATCTTAATACTACTCTTGTAGCTACAACTCCCACACTAACATGATTAAACCACACAAGAGCAATTAACCCACAAAGAATTCACCCGTAAAATGTTAGCTCCATGTAAACAACTATCTCATATGATTTTAAGAtgatgaaaagtttaaaataaaacaaaagtataaAGACAACCTGATCTACAATGACAATGAATGACAACCCTCACCTTACTGAAACAAGCAACAAGGTAACAGCAAAAAGTAATTATTTCTACTTTGGTCGTGTAAGACAGTTTCACCCACCAATTAATCACACTGACATGTGACCATACATTTAGCATATCCTCATATGAAATAAGGTGATGTTTTAAGATGCCTTTGTGATTATGTATGCAAATAATGTTTCAGGTATGTTCCAGATTCTCTCAGAATAATAGACTCcgtatataaatatgatcctCACAGTCACAGCCCTCTGATCACGTactaacatgtatgtacatataaatatatttatgttctaACATgatcacaaataaatacatttgtatcaAACAAAAATGAGTTGTTTCACTCTGGCTTGTCTCTCCAAACAATGTGTAGTAGTTTGTTCATGCAATGAATAAAAACAGTGCTGCTTGTGGAAACGGCACATCAGCAAAATTATCCTTGGACATAACTCAGCCTTTACGTTGTATGCATTAGTACTAGCAGCAATATGACAAAACAGTTTGACACAATAAATTGTCTCAGTAGCTCAAACATATGACAAAATGACACTTTTCTACTTATCTAATAATCAGCACCAGAAATCCATTTGACATTTAATAGTTTTAGTGTAAATCTTCCTTTTAGTTATGTATGTTATATCAGCGTCATTACCTTCATGTCAGATACCAAAGTTTTTATTGACTAATTTCAACCACTGCTTCAACGCCGCTCACTCCAGAACGATATCTGTGGAGCCATTGTTTTACATCAAAACCAGAGATGatagaaatacatgtgtgttatcattaaaatacatggatttcaatcattttgttgttttgcattAGCCAAAGGGTCACATGGTCACATTTTACACTATTTTGACGCAGACGAAAATGAATCGCACAGGTGCAAAATCGTCAGTGAAAACCAGCGGGGAGTGCTTAATTAAGTTCTTCGTGTATACATGTGAACTGGATCTTTTTTGTGTCACTTTTGCAGACACAAAGGACAATTATCACATTTTGGACCCCTAAAGAAGGAATTGCTTGGATAAACCCAGCCTTATGACGAGCACACAGGAATGAACTGCTCCTGAAcaagaacatttaaatatatttgactAAGACAACAACATAAGTGGAGGTCATttgaataaaacacatgtacatgcagtggtaTGAAAGACGGAAAAATCCTTCTTGGATATGTTTATCATCAATCTAagacattattatgcaaagattATGTAAAAGTAATAgaattccaaaagaaaaaagGCTACATGTCAAATAACAAGCACAGACAAAGAGTGACCAAGTATAGCGTTAATTGAGCAAagcattgttcatgtaaattaaaatagaCCTATAGAAGAATGGAAATTTCTtatcatgtatttcatttttggcACTGTGTATTGTCAGTCTATGCCAACCATATAAAACTATGACCTGACTGGGCTGAGTATGTGTAACAATGTTTAGTTCCTAGACACGGAGGATTATTTAGGTTGCTTTTTACAAGGCCTTTGATCCCATCAAGAGCATCAAGAGAATGATAACCATCGCCATGACAACAAGGCCCAAGAGAATATCAGGGGAGACAAGCCAGAGTAGGAACCGTCAGACATCCAGAACTGTGTCTTTGCTGCTAGGGCTGGGGTTGTCACTGTCACCAGGTGTGTCTGCAGGGCGGGGTTGCCGGCGGCGACTGTACTGACGCTGGACTGCTTCAATCTGAAAACACACccgcaagtacatgtactccaaatatcaacatatttacatgtagttatccaTAAATCGCAATGGAAGTCAAAATTCCCTAACCTTTATATATAACTGCCAGTGaatgtttgtgatttttatcAACACATATTTTAAATGAAGCCAGTAATGTCTAGTTTGTATGGAAAtaccctaaatcttcaaccctttcaactGCCTTTGCAAttaatattttgacacattctGTGAGCACcatgggtgtagagaaataaattgcacagttttgtgaagcagGCATCTTGagttacataaacaaatcattttagtgccattttcataatagttttatgcaaaaattccacttaaaagtgctttagtgaATGAAAAGGTTGATGACGTACAGTATATGGACTTATAGTAAATACTATCAGAAAAATCTTGAGAGATATAACATACAGACATTAACAGAGCTGACACTGCGCAGTAGATGTTTTACTCCAACACACCTACTATTTATACATCTGAGTCCACTTTCCCAACactttgtaagtcatattttttgtaaaagacaCTGTCTAGGTTACAGTGCCATAAGGCAACGTCATTTACCagaaatgttatgaaaacttGATAAACAAAGATTTGAGAAAGAGGACCCAGTAGGTTGTGTCACTGAAATACTATAACATTGCATGCAGGTATAATAACATGTGAAGCTTTAATAATGTAGACAGCTTATATTTTACCTTATATAGCAGAGAAAAG encodes the following:
- the LOC135467258 gene encoding archaemetzincin-2-like, which encodes MCPCVMPNKSAESRCMVFYIGKLQKKSSEEKLFYQLAYKSLHKVRLGRKTSAGIPHEGAEEGLFKQYEGDDTDKQQTYIQWRAAMEMDILARLTAGHRTTIYIQPIGTIPASVLNFSLEINNECMPLLDILRCFTEIFFTPKQATVLPAVHISEAGWVIGERTSKLTGEPQLLVRDFYPYLFKRVPRDGVCIMGLSWLDLYPCDKLNFVLGESSCAHKAGVFSFGRFDSRVPQQPSEGVAVDGPMLWQLLKTLTHEVCHLLRLEHCPFFWCTMNASHTVREAMEQPLFLCPVCMRKVQKVCRFSLLERYTNMSTFLKQVNQQCQFVKFMESIEWLEKVMNFLMQTNNPR